A single Mastomys coucha isolate ucsf_1 chromosome X, UCSF_Mcou_1, whole genome shotgun sequence DNA region contains:
- the LOC116092590 gene encoding embryonic testis differentiation protein-like — MDKVNPEAVPNPQQENMEVVPPKELKCQKSAKNILIYLIGRQMGKPRNNMDLFEWAWSVK, encoded by the coding sequence ATGGATAAAGTAAATCCTGAAGCTGTTCCCAACCCACAACAAGAGAACATGGAGGTGGTGCCACCGAAAGAGTTAAAATGCCAGAAGTCTGCCAAAAACATTCTGATCTATTTGATTGGTAGGCAGATGGGGAAGCCCAGAAATAATATGGATTTGTTTGAGTGGGCTTGGTCAGTAAAATAA